Proteins encoded in a region of the Panicum hallii strain FIL2 chromosome 3, PHallii_v3.1, whole genome shotgun sequence genome:
- the LOC112885641 gene encoding uncharacterized protein LOC112885641, whose amino-acid sequence MEAADASPLEVSPRAGSWRRSRPWSRSSSIGRSGSSSIEYTSLRDVMEEECGGGDHHHHLHSPWRGGGGSGWGEYSFHDIHDFDASNIGIRNQLLKHAASAYLQSAVVVAAGRDEGCCLARLWRRCGFGGGGRRGGGGRRGRVLMRACSWQGCVDDPAEVCAAFVARSARRVAAFVAGRVNAVWNSSPRAVPVVYHHADD is encoded by the coding sequence ATGGAGGCAGCCGACGCGTCGCCGCTGGAGGTGTCGCCGCGGGCCGGGAGCTGGCGGCGGTCGCGGCCGTGGAGCCGGAGCAGCAGCATCGGGCgtagcggcagcagcagcatcgaGTACACGAGCCTCCGCGACGTGATGGAGGAggagtgcggcggcggcgaccaccaccaccaccttcACAGCccgtggcgcggcggcgggggtagCGGGTGGGGCGAGTACTCGTTCCACGACATCCACGACTTCGACGCGTCCAACATCGGGATCCGGAACCAGCTGCTGAAGCACGCGGCGTCGGCGTACCTGCAGTCGGCcgtggtggtggcggccgggcgcgaCGAGGGGTGCTGCCTGGCCCGGCTCTGGCGCCGCTGcggcttcggcggcggcgggcggcgcgggggaggaggccggcgcgggcgcgtgCTGATGCGCGCGTGCTCGTGGCAGGGGTGCGTGGACGACCCCGCCGAGGTCTGCGCCGCGTTCGTGGCGCGCTCGGCCCGGCGCGTCGCCGCGTTCGTCGCCGGCCGCGTCAACGCCGTCTGGAACTCGTCGCCGAGAGCGGTTCCGGTGGTGTACCACCACGCCGACGACTAG
- the LOC112888176 gene encoding 50S ribosomal protein HLP, mitochondrial: MAAFLRSKCSSVGRTLMGSLGNNLYGAASSSVETVTRPSHCDAISQQIRTFIQMRTNLKVVDNSGAKRVMCIQAKRGKYGARLGDTIIGSVKEAQPRGKVKKGDVVYGVVVRAAMKKGRSDGSEVQFDDNAIVLVNNKGELIGTRVFGPVPHELRKKKHLKILALAEHIV; the protein is encoded by the exons ATGGCGGCGTTTCTGAGGTCAAAGTGTTCCTCAG TTGGACGTACTCTGATGGGAAGCCTTGGAAATAATTTGTATGGAGCCGCCAGCTCATCTGTTGAGACAGTGACAAGACCTTCTCATTGTGATGCTATCAGCCAG CAAATCAGAACATTCATCCAGATGAGAACCAACCTCAAGGTTGTTGACAACTCTGGAGCGAAGCGGGTTATGTGCATTCAGGCCAAGAGGGGGAAGTATGGAGCAAGGCTTGGGGACACGATCATCGGATCTGTCAAGGAAGCACAGCCTCGTGGCAAGGTCAAGAAAGGAGATGTCGTGTACGGAGTGGTCGTCCGTGCTGCCATGAAGAAAGGGCGCAGTGATGGCAGTGAGGTCCAGTTCGATGACAACGCAATAGTCCTTGTAAACAACAAGGGCGAGCTGATCGGCACTCGTGTCTTTGGTCCGGTGCCTCATGAGCTTAGGAAGAAGAAGCACCTCAAGATCCTGGCGTTGGCTGAGCACATTGTTTAA
- the LOC112887966 gene encoding transcription factor PCF8-like, whose translation MEEVGMERTACKRPRAALDGGTAAAAAWRTCRVARAAAGGKDRHSKVVTARGLRDRRVRLSVPTAIQFYDIQDRLGVDQPSKAIEWLIRAAAGAIDELPSLDCSFALPAGAASSPPAAGDDAEVSTSETSKSSVLSLANGPTGTAAAAAHQANHAYNGNAGAFAELLHCSANDSKPTQQQQQQPTLAYYAAQLPSSHAAPAMSFETMPQLAFLQEQPHPAVGFDRGTLQSNVTVAAPLWPPSQQACFLQRFAAAPIDAAGLPFFLGGGTAAPPVTVNAEPRLQLWDFKQERKT comes from the coding sequence ATGGAGGAGGTAGGCATGGAGCGCACCGCCTGCAagcgcccgcgcgccgcgctggacggcggcacggcggccgcggcggcgtggcggaCGTGCCGGgtggcgcgcgcggccgccgggggCAAGGACCGGCACAGCAAGGTCGTGACGGCGCGGGGGCTCCGCGACCGGCGCGTCCGGCTCTCGGTGCCCACGGCCATCCAGTTCTACGACATCCAGGACCGCCTCGGCGTCGACCAGCCCAGCAAGGCCATCGAGTGGCtcatccgcgccgccgccggcgcaatCGACGAGCTCCCGTCGCTGGACTGCTCCTtcgccctccccgccggcgccgcctcctctccgccggccgccggagaCGACGCCGAGGTCAGCACCTCCGAGACCAGCAAGAGCTCCGTGCTCTCGCTCGCCAACGGCCCGActggcaccgccgccgccgccgctcaccaagCCAACCACGCCTACAACGGCAACGCCGGCGCGTTCGCCGAGCTTCTGCACTGCTCCGCCAACGACAGCAAGCcaacgcagcagcagcagcagcagccgacGCTCGCCTACTACGCCGCGCAGCTTCCGAGCTCGCACGCCGCGCCGGCCATGTCCTTCGAGACGATGCCCCAGCTCGCCTTCCTCCAGGAGCAGCCGCACCCTGCGGTCGGCTTCGACAGGGGCACACTTCAGTCCAATGTCACCGTCGCTGCGCCCCTGTGGCCGCCATCTCAGCAGGCGTGCTTCCTGCAGAGGTTCGCCGCTGCTCCCATTGATGCCGCTGGACTCCCGTTCTTTCTAGGAGGCGGCACTGCTGCTCCTCCGGTGACGGTCAATGCAGAGCCGAGGCTGCAGCTCTGGGACTTCAAGCAGGAAAGGAAGACCTGA